The DNA segment gttgatcatgtagattatttgaaatcattagttcaatatgatcaaagacataggacttgccttctccaatGTTCTCTTCTAAACAATGCTCGAAATCTggatcctcctcactcctgaTGCTTTCGgtgcaacactcacaaaactctgtTGGTTCTTCAAACGTGACTACGGTCAATAATtaactatactagagaagaacaaATAATACCATACGGGAAGACAAATGAGccataatggatatcacactatgatagataggtagatctcaattttagatgaatttcggcggCAGAATCGCTGAAATTGGAGCCTAAACAGAGAAGTTATAACTACTGGAAGacttaatctaaaattaaaccaaaaaaatatgaaataacaCTATTTATGGGTAGGACCCACTGCACGGTAACTGGTGAGCCCACTTGCATAGTACTCGGGTTGGGTCAAAATGGGCTTGGATTGAGCCAGGCCGGGACTGGACTGGGTCCTGGGCCGCACAGTGTTGGGATGCAGAGTCTCCAGGCCACTCGGATCGGGCTAGCTGGTTGCGGGCTGGGAGCTGGGCTGGCCCACCGGGACACGACCCGTTGGTGGTTGGGCTAGCCTGGTAGGCCACGACCTGCTCAGCGGGCTATGTGGCACGCGACGGGGGTTCACGAAGGCAAAGGGTCATCAAGCTTCTACAGGGGTTCACAAAGGCAAAGGGTTGTCGAGCTTCTACACACGATGACGAACTCGGGTGAGGGCTTATCCATAGCGAGCCGGGGCCGGAGGGGCATCAGATGGCAGCCGGAGCAGAGCTGGGCGGTGGAGCATAGTTGGGGCAGTGGCTAAGCACTAACCACGCGCAATTAACACCCATGACCTACATCTATGTTTGCTACACAGCAACACAGCACGGAGGTCAGCTCAGTAGGGGGATAGGAGATCACCGGTGGTGAGCTCTGCACGGCGGCAGGAAAAACCTCACGGCTGCACGTCTCTAGGCGAAGGGAGGGCACTAAGATGACAACAAGCTATCTAGGACGGTGTGCGAGGGGACGGGGATGCTCACCGAGCTCGAAAACGGTGATGGGTATGGCGGCGGTCAGCGATGTGTCGATGCGGCAGCAGTGGAATTGATCGGTCTCTGGCACGGGCATGCTCCCGTCGGGCTCCTGGGCGATGGAGGGTGGCACAAGGACAACGACGACCTCTGGGTACCCCTCGACAGCTTGTGGGGACAGAATGACGATGGAAAGGTCACGACGGCTAGCAATGGCAtgatggcggtggtggcggcgaagCGGGGAAACAGAGAAGGGAGGTCGGactgctctatttatagagggagagagggcacAGTGAGGCAATGGGAGCGCGATGACATGGCACAGGGAGGCGACGATGACAAGAAGGTGTGGCGCGGCTTTTCTGCGGCGGTGGTAGGACTACATCGGCCACACACGTGCATGGGTGCGGGGAGAGAGCAAGAGCGCAGGCAAGTTGCCGGTGCATTGAATGCGCCAGCCGTTGCGGTGGCGCGGGTGGACAACGTGGTGGCATCGAACTAGCGGAGGGAGATGACggcgagagggagagagcgagcGGGCGAACAGGCGGATGGTCAATACGTGGATGGCTACACACGCATGGGCACGCACGGGTGGGCGTGTTTGCCATGCTGCGCAAGCGTGGGGGGTGTGGGCCGAGCAGGGCATCGCGGCCCAGGTGCGCTGGCAGGGAGCAGGGGAGAGAAAAGGAAGCTAGGTCGGCTGCGCATGGGCCAGaactgagagagggagagagatttgaccttgggagaaaagaaaaaggaaaaggaaaaggtttaaattcaaatggaggcatttgaatttggttttggaATTCGATTTGGGTTTGACCAACATTCAAATTGGAATATTTGAgttgtgatttggatttggatcttgagATTCGGAAGTGGATTTGAATGTAATACGATTTGAGCTGAAGGGAAACTAAGAGtagattcgaatttgagagacattctaATTCAATGcagggattaatttagaaataattttagtgcACTTTAGAATACTTAGCTAAAATAAtacatttgaatatgtatatatacatataagtatattcatatatttaaatgtatatttccttgattttagttggtttaattaattataatttttttaatttggagttaatttttgtgattaattaatatgctaaaactcaggatgttacagccgcctttatcactaccggttcgtatcAAAGACCGGTACTAAAAGTTTATTCGAAAAAACGGTAGTGATAATTGACTAATTCTGGccatgaaccgacaatgataagaTCTTtttatgaaccaacagtgaaacttgactatcactaccagttctagcaataaatcggcagtgatagttcttCAAGTATCACTTCCAGTTCGTGTTACGAATCAGCAACGATAATGGATtatagcttatcttaaaaaattcataacttttcataTGAACTCAGATGCggacaaaatttatatgaaaattatagcacttgacgagatctacaactttgtagttattttttttttaatttgaggtcatttaaatattcaaataatcataactagTTTCAGGAAACAAGGAACATAAGAAAAGCTTATCCTATTATCATCATTTGCACCTCTGTGGTGGGATAGTAAGGACGGATCTTATGAGCTGAGAGGTCAGGGTTCAAGTGCCATGAAACATATGCGTACAAAAAATCGCGTGACTATGACCTGCGACGCACGGCCACGGGGTTCCTTGTGGcaaaaagatatattttttaatttttcctgCCCCACAAACGTTAAATTTTTGGATTATTACTGTCGCTTCATAATCGACTGCCAGTTTCAAACCCGACAGTGATGCTATCCAACTATCACTACTGAGTAATCATTGTCGGCTGGATAACCAACAGTAAAAATAAATTACCAACcgataataataattatttctGTTGTAGCGATTGCACACATATTGCATTGCAAGGGATTCATTTCTGCTTGCCATGACACGCATGCGAGTCTTCAGTTAGGCAGTGGATGTCACATCATGCAGGATTCATACATGCCTTACCTAGTTAGCTACGACGACAGATCAAGctagttcttcttcatcctgATATATACAGAACATCACGTATCGGACCGGACATCACAGATGTTTTAtaaaaaccatctgtgataaACTAATCACATATAAAACCTATCTAAAAGAAtcttgaaggataaaaactgtCTCAAATAACATATTATCATATTCGGGTTTTGAATATGAGCTTATCGTAGATGGTTTTAGAAACAAACCGTTTGTGATGTCAGAGCTTATCGCaaatgatttaaaaaaaaaacaactgtAATGTATATAGTCGGTTTTGCTAAAAAATGATATGTGATGTGTATATTAATTAACGAAGACTGTTTTGTAGGAAAAACCGGCATCGATGTTTCCAGCTTAAACAAGGTCTATTTGTTTTTGGCCCAAAACAGGCCCAACTCACTATATCCTAACCTAGCTAAAAATATACACTtaccctccctctccctctcgctcTCAGTGTACTCTCCCAACTGCCACTCCCTTCTTCTCCCTCCAAATCGATCTCCTCTCCTTGATCTCACCACGGGCGAGGTCCTGCTGGTCAATGACCACGCCCACAGCCTTCACTTGCAGCGCTAGGTCGCCACCACACCCCCACCCGCCTccttctgcttcctcttcaGTGAGGAAGGAAGCCCCTCATACGGATCCACTGCTCAGGAACCTCGATCGCCTCCCACAGGTCGACGAGCTCTCGCGGGGGgcttgccgccgccgcggaaATCCTTCGAGGCTGTAGTTAGTGACAGCCGGCAAGGAAATCCTGCCGCTGCTTTCTTCTCCCCGAgcgacgccgtcgccgccctAACCTCGCCGCTGTCCTGACTCCTGACTCGACGCAGACCCGAGCCTGCCGCACCGTCCTGACTCGTCGTCGCAGCGACCTCGCCCGATGTGCCCAGATTTAGGAGCAGCAGGAGGCGGGTACTGACGTCACAGAGAGGGGATGCCACACCTTGCCGCCCTTCAGAGTCAGATCTGGATGCCTCCACGGATCCGAGAGGCGACGACGGTGGCGACGCCGTTGGCCCCCAGCGCAATGGTGGTTGCTAGAGCACGGGCCACACCTCGGCGTCAGCGCCCATAGAGGCAGCGCTCCTACATCTGTTGGTAGCAGCGGCAGGCGCGCGCCGACCCGAGACGGCGGCGACGACCTCCACCTTGACGTGCATCCGTCCGCCTCGACATGCATACGGCCGCGAAGCCGGCGAGGAGCACCCCCTTCGGgccctcatcctcctcatcttcctcagCTGCGTATctgagaggaggaagacgaggagCTGGCCCAGATCCGCGTCGACCTCGACCACGGCGCGGCGGCGATCTCTAGAGACGACAGCGCCAGTGAAGTGGGAAGGGGACcggaaaccctaaccctaaccgcACCCCTCATTAGCCTTTTATACGGCGCAAAGAGAAGTCCAATTTCCATCAGAGTGAAGCTAGTCATGTACTAGTTCAATTTTGACAACCGCATCACCTTATTCTTACAAAGTGAGCTAACTTTTGCAAACAGAGATGAGGCAAGAAAACAACTGCATCACTTTAGTATATGGGCATGTGCATGTATTTCAACTATAATTCTGGTAAAACTTCGTAACTTGATTGTTACAAGTCCACGACTCATTTTCTAAGACATCCTCCCATCTATTTTCATCAGTTTCATAGCATAACATGCTTCCTAGTGTCTTAACTGCTACCGGCAATCCCTTACACTTCTTAACAATACTCTTCCCAATCTCTATCAGATTTGCTGGAGTGTCAGACTCTTGGTCGGCAGGAAATGCAACTTGCTTGAACAATGACCAACTGTCATCAAAACTTAGGAAACTTGGGCGATAGAAAGGCATTGTCTGTGCCAGCCTCGCAACCTCCTCACTCCGAGTGGTTAATATGATTTGACAAATCTTTGCAGTTGACAGAGGCGTGCACAACAACTCCCAGCAGTCTCCTCGCTCATTCCATACATCATCAAGCACAAGTAAAACTCTCTTTTCCTTTATTTCATCAGCCAGTTTCTCCTGAAGATGAGCAAGTTCTGTATACTCGCATGTCCCTTTGGTTAATGAACTAATGATGTTCCTTGTTGTTGTACTGACATCGAAAAGCTCAGACACATAAACCCAAGCATGCTCGTCAAATGACTGGCGCAGTCTCGGGTCGTTATACACAAGTCTTGCTAGCGTTGTCTTGCCTAATCCTCCCGTACCAACAATCGCCAAGACGGAAACATGACTTCCACCATTTGTTCCTTCTCCGGACAATAATTTCTCAACAAGTATGTCTTTGTCTTCGTCTCTCCCAAGAATCCTCTTCTCAAA comes from the Phragmites australis chromosome 22, lpPhrAust1.1, whole genome shotgun sequence genome and includes:
- the LOC133905278 gene encoding putative disease resistance protein RGA3 — translated: MAEVFASLSIGTAWEKLSSFLWVLTASSLAPSPSSSVAMDLEELRKLERTMRRILATLHDAEEHWNIQEESTKLRLRELKELAYTIEEIVNKREYEADQRTVEALKGSTGIHYTSKRKRQEENGTYSVDTGVVEVTYELVSRVTKLTERFDEIRLFANHFSLSENDGGRWFTHDISSSRHTSSFVFEKRILGRDEDKDILVEKLLSGEGTNGGSHVSVLAIVGTGGLGKTTLARLVYNDPRLRQSFDEHAWVYVSELFDVSTTTRNIISSLTKGTCEYTELAHLQEKLADEIKEKRVLLVLDDVWNERGDCWELLCTPLSTAKICQIILTTRSEEVARLAQTMPFYRPSFLSFDDSWSLFKQVAFPADQESDTPANLIEIGKSIVKKCKGLPVAVKTLGSMLCYETDENRWEDVLENESWTCNNQVTKFYQNYS